A part of Puntigrus tetrazona isolate hp1 chromosome 21, ASM1883169v1, whole genome shotgun sequence genomic DNA contains:
- the rtn2b gene encoding reticulon-2b: MASKVLDLLYWRDVGTTGLVFTGLVVGLACLFQLSAITVLSNLGLGIMAFTLPVCLLYKAMTLVRLNDGSHPFQSYLDEDGTLTDEDTVRVAEQIVLLIATAVTELKRLFFIDSIMDSAKFVVFLYLLTYVGIQANGLTLLMSGVICAFSLPLLYRLQQERIDKIVKAVKTLVEKGTEIVDLVISLAKPPPAPAPAPSPAPTAKHKQKTK; the protein is encoded by the exons TGTTGGATCTGTTATACTGGAGAGATGTGGGGACCACCGGGCTGGTGTTTACAGGTTTGGTTGTGGGTTTGGCTTGTTTGTTCCAGCTCAGTGCCATCACGGTCCTCTCCAACCTTGGTTTAGGCATCATGGCCTTCACTCTCCCTGTGTGCTTGCTCTACAAAGCCATGACGCTGGTCCGCCTCAATGATGGATCTCATCCTTTTCA gtCATATTTGGATGAGGACGGTACGCTGACAGATGAGGACACAGTTCGCGTAGCGGAACAAATCGTTCTGCTGATTGCTACGGCTGTCACCGAGTTGAAGAGGCTGTTCTTCATCGATAGCATCATGGACTCAGCGAAG tTTGTTGTGTTCCTGTATCTGTTGACTTATGTGGGGATCCAAGCCAACGGTCTCACGCTGTTGATGAGTG GTGTGATATGTGCCTTCTCTTTGCCATTGTTGTACAGACTTCAACAG GAAAGGATCGACAAGATTGTCAAAGCAGTCAAAACACTTGTAGAAAAAGGCACCGAAAT AGTTGATCTTGTGATTTCACTGGCCAAACCTCCACCAGCCCCAGCCCCAGCACCTTCCCCTGCCCCCACAGCAAAACATAAACAGAAGACTAAAtga